In Firmicutes bacterium ASF500, a single genomic region encodes these proteins:
- the ahcY gene encoding Adenosylhomocysteinase: MSVVKDMSLAPSGHQKIQWVRDFMPALSGIEERFRREKPFAGLTIAVSVHLEAKTANLGLVLREGGAEVHLTGCNPLSTQDDVAAAVADSGVDTYGVHGVSMEEYENLLVETLKCRPHLIVDDGGDLINLLGGKCAQYGDRLIGGCEETTTGIHRLYARQREGILPCPMMAVNDAKAKHYYDNKYGTGQSTWDAIMHTTNLIVAGKTVVVAGYGWCGKGIAMRAKGMGANVVVCEVDPFKALEATMENFQVMSMDEAAKIGDIFVTATGCKDVIVKRHFEVMKNNAVLCNSGHFDCEVDVAALRQMSAETFPRRQNIEGFKLSDGRTLNVLAEGRLVNLAGGNGHPAEIMDMSFAVQALSLEWLAKHREGLEKKVYLVPDEIDDQIGRVKLAAMGLTIDTLTEDQKAYLAGWEA; encoded by the coding sequence ATGAGTGTTGTAAAAGACATGTCCCTGGCCCCCTCGGGCCATCAGAAAATCCAGTGGGTGCGGGATTTCATGCCCGCCCTCAGCGGAATTGAGGAGCGGTTCCGCAGGGAAAAGCCCTTTGCCGGGCTGACCATCGCCGTCTCGGTCCATCTGGAGGCCAAGACCGCCAATCTGGGCCTGGTCCTCCGGGAGGGGGGCGCGGAGGTTCACCTCACCGGCTGTAACCCCCTGTCCACCCAGGACGACGTAGCCGCCGCCGTGGCCGACTCCGGCGTGGACACCTACGGCGTCCACGGGGTCAGCATGGAGGAGTATGAAAACCTCCTGGTGGAGACCCTGAAATGCCGCCCCCACCTGATCGTGGACGACGGCGGCGACCTTATCAACCTGCTGGGCGGCAAGTGCGCCCAGTACGGCGACCGGCTCATCGGCGGCTGTGAGGAGACCACCACCGGCATTCACCGTCTCTACGCCCGCCAGCGGGAGGGTATCCTGCCCTGCCCCATGATGGCTGTGAACGACGCCAAGGCCAAGCACTACTATGACAACAAATACGGCACCGGCCAGTCCACCTGGGACGCTATCATGCACACCACCAACCTGATCGTGGCGGGCAAGACCGTCGTTGTCGCCGGCTACGGCTGGTGCGGCAAGGGCATCGCCATGCGGGCCAAGGGTATGGGGGCCAACGTGGTGGTCTGCGAGGTGGACCCCTTCAAGGCCCTGGAGGCCACCATGGAGAATTTCCAGGTCATGTCCATGGACGAGGCCGCCAAGATCGGCGACATCTTCGTTACCGCCACTGGCTGTAAGGACGTGATTGTGAAGCGCCACTTTGAGGTGATGAAGAACAACGCCGTCCTGTGCAACTCCGGCCACTTCGACTGCGAGGTGGATGTGGCCGCTCTGCGTCAGATGTCGGCGGAGACCTTCCCCCGCCGGCAGAATATCGAGGGCTTCAAGCTGTCCGACGGCCGCACCCTCAACGTGCTGGCCGAGGGCCGTCTGGTCAACCTGGCCGGGGGCAACGGCCACCCCGCCGAGATTATGGATATGTCCTTCGCCGTCCAGGCTCTGTCCCTGGAGTGGCTGGCCAAGCACCGGGAGGGTCTGGAGAAAAAGGTCTACCTCGTCCCCGACGAGATCGACGACCAGATTGGCCGGGTGAAGCTGGCCGCTATGGGCCTTACCATCGACACCCTCACCGAGGACCAGAAAGCCTATCTGGCCGGCTGGGAGGCTTAA
- the rsfS gene encoding Ribosomal silencing factor RsfS: MDSYDLAILLAKALDSKKADGLKVLKTEGLTTLADYFVICTAASNTQIKAMSDACEEAAEKNGERAHHIEGHRGGTWLLMDFSSVVVHVFTDEARKFYDLERLWSDAEEIDIAKVLSE, from the coding sequence ATGGATTCCTACGACCTGGCGATCCTGCTGGCCAAAGCGCTGGACAGTAAAAAGGCCGACGGCCTCAAGGTGCTGAAAACGGAGGGCCTTACCACGCTGGCCGACTACTTCGTGATCTGCACCGCCGCCTCCAACACCCAGATCAAGGCTATGTCCGACGCCTGTGAAGAGGCGGCGGAGAAGAACGGCGAACGGGCCCACCACATCGAGGGCCACCGGGGCGGCACATGGCTGCTGATGGATTTTTCCTCGGTGGTGGTCCATGTGTTTACCGACGAGGCCCGGAAATTCTACGACCTGGAACGCCTGTGGAGCGATGCTGAAGAAATTGATATCGCCAAGGTGCTGAGCGAATAA
- the tagU_1 gene encoding Polyisoprenyl-teichoic acid--peptidoglycan teichoic acid transferase TagU yields MSEYNNRRGKRQAPKEPGPWTRYRDWVAGLDRKGLIRYRLCLTLAVIAVLLLAVGLWLRAWIRLPTVPDAPELPGITGPGGSQGLPNVDYEGAQLPDVTRSGRKEGYYTFLVCGQDVVSGATDTMILFTYDTKGQRVEGISLLRDTMINTKASSKRLNTVYARNRGDKSLPAKKRTENGMAALRQEVSKLTGIYPDYYVLVQWEAIGRLVDAIGGVEFEVPFDMDYYDSTPGQDLRIKQKAGLRLLDGQDAMEVIRFRKNSDGTHILGDAGRTQIQRDFLTAVLKKCLTPDIILKLPALVDIFVDNVETDLTVGNILAFAQLAVGMDAENNVKFLSMPFDNTSYKGASLALAREDELLELLNGGLNPYQGEIGSDDLQLMYRKSGGGYGVTNATLADPAVGKAQAPSAPKDEEDEPPPEDDLPEGSEPPQGDVPDIPDTPEPGTPVQPGDGTQGDGTPGNGTPGGEPPSDIPTIDPSDIFPPAGGVPVPPDMGPAG; encoded by the coding sequence ATGAGCGAGTATAACAATCGACGGGGCAAGCGTCAGGCCCCCAAGGAGCCGGGGCCCTGGACAAGATACCGGGACTGGGTGGCCGGACTGGACCGCAAGGGGCTGATCCGCTACCGGCTGTGTCTGACGCTGGCGGTAATCGCCGTGCTGCTGCTGGCCGTGGGGCTGTGGCTCCGGGCGTGGATCAGACTGCCCACGGTGCCCGACGCTCCGGAACTGCCAGGGATTACCGGCCCCGGAGGCTCTCAGGGCCTGCCCAATGTGGACTATGAGGGGGCCCAGCTGCCCGACGTGACCCGCAGCGGCCGGAAGGAGGGCTATTACACCTTCCTGGTCTGCGGTCAGGACGTGGTCAGCGGGGCGACGGACACCATGATCCTCTTTACCTACGACACGAAGGGGCAGAGGGTGGAGGGCATCAGCCTGCTGCGGGACACGATGATTAACACCAAGGCAAGCAGCAAGCGCCTCAACACTGTCTACGCCCGGAACCGTGGGGACAAGAGCCTGCCCGCCAAGAAGCGGACGGAAAACGGCATGGCCGCCCTGCGCCAGGAGGTGAGCAAGCTCACCGGCATCTATCCGGACTACTACGTCCTGGTCCAGTGGGAAGCCATCGGCCGGCTGGTGGATGCCATCGGCGGAGTGGAGTTTGAGGTCCCCTTTGACATGGACTACTACGACAGCACCCCCGGCCAGGACCTGCGCATCAAGCAGAAGGCGGGCCTGCGCCTGCTGGACGGGCAGGACGCCATGGAGGTCATCCGCTTCCGGAAGAACAGCGACGGCACCCACATCCTGGGGGACGCGGGCCGGACTCAGATCCAGCGGGACTTCCTCACGGCGGTGCTGAAAAAGTGCCTCACCCCCGACATCATCCTGAAGCTGCCCGCCCTGGTGGACATTTTTGTGGATAACGTGGAGACCGACTTGACGGTGGGCAATATCCTGGCCTTCGCCCAGCTGGCGGTGGGGATGGACGCAGAAAACAACGTCAAATTCCTCTCCATGCCCTTCGACAACACATCCTATAAGGGGGCCTCGCTGGCCCTGGCCCGGGAGGACGAGCTGCTGGAGCTGCTGAACGGAGGCCTCAACCCCTACCAGGGGGAGATCGGCTCGGACGACCTCCAGCTGATGTATCGCAAGAGCGGGGGCGGCTACGGCGTGACCAACGCCACCCTGGCCGACCCGGCGGTGGGGAAGGCCCAGGCCCCCTCCGCCCCCAAGGACGAGGAGGATGAGCCTCCGCCGGAGGACGATCTGCCGGAGGGGAGCGAGCCGCCTCAGGGGGATGTCCCGGATATCCCGGACACTCCGGAGCCTGGCACTCCCGTCCAGCCGGGAGATGGGACCCAAGGAGACGGGACCCCGGGCAATGGGACCCCGGGCGGGGAGCCGCCCAGTGATATTCCTACCATCGACCCGTCGGACATCTTCCCGCCTGCGGGCGGGGTACCGGTCCCGCCGGACATGGGTCCTGCGGGCTGA
- the nadD_1 gene encoding nicotinate-nucleotide adenylyltransferase, translated as MKIGIYGGTFNPPHLGHLAAARAAIEVLELDRLYIVPASIPPHKELPQDTPAPEHRLAMAEKMADALLMPQVVQLSEMELNREGKSYTADTLAALHEEYPGAELWLLMGTDMFLTLHRWHEPEKILKLAGVCAFGRTEQDGEEVFAPQREYLQKTFPGARITTITLPGLVDISSTRLRELLAKGEGRSYLYPAVYGYILMNGLYGTRADLKHLDIPELRACSYSMVMQKRVRHIRGTEEEAVRLAERWGADENYARRAGILHDCTKYLELDEQLALCEKYGVELDELEHRAVKLLHSKTGACIARHVFGEPDEVFHAIFWHTTAKENMTTLEKILYVADYMEPNRDFDGVERLRQLAYSDLDAALLLGVETTIQEMKDRRLPVHQSTLRAQAWLREHGVTTEG; from the coding sequence ATGAAAATCGGAATTTACGGCGGAACCTTCAATCCGCCCCATTTGGGGCATCTGGCGGCGGCACGGGCGGCCATTGAGGTGCTGGAGCTGGACCGGCTGTATATTGTCCCGGCCTCCATCCCCCCGCACAAGGAGCTGCCCCAGGACACTCCGGCCCCGGAGCACCGGCTGGCTATGGCGGAAAAAATGGCGGACGCGCTTCTGATGCCCCAGGTGGTCCAGCTGTCTGAGATGGAGCTGAACCGGGAGGGAAAGAGCTACACCGCCGACACGCTGGCGGCGCTCCACGAGGAATATCCGGGGGCGGAGCTGTGGCTGCTCATGGGGACGGATATGTTCCTCACCCTCCACCGGTGGCACGAGCCGGAGAAGATTTTGAAGCTGGCGGGTGTGTGCGCCTTTGGGCGCACCGAGCAGGACGGGGAGGAGGTCTTCGCCCCCCAGCGGGAGTATCTGCAAAAGACCTTCCCCGGGGCGAGGATTACCACCATCACCCTGCCCGGGCTGGTGGACATCTCCTCCACCCGGCTGCGGGAGCTGCTGGCGAAGGGGGAGGGGCGGAGCTACCTCTACCCCGCCGTCTACGGCTACATCCTGATGAACGGCCTCTACGGCACCCGCGCCGATTTGAAGCATTTGGACATCCCCGAACTGCGGGCCTGCTCCTACTCCATGGTGATGCAGAAGCGGGTGCGCCACATCCGGGGCACCGAGGAGGAGGCGGTCCGGCTGGCTGAGCGCTGGGGGGCGGACGAGAATTACGCCCGGCGGGCGGGCATCCTGCACGACTGCACCAAGTATCTGGAGCTGGACGAACAGCTGGCGCTGTGTGAGAAATACGGCGTGGAGCTGGATGAGCTGGAGCACCGGGCGGTGAAGCTGCTCCACTCCAAGACGGGGGCGTGTATCGCTCGCCACGTTTTTGGGGAACCTGATGAGGTCTTTCACGCCATCTTCTGGCACACCACCGCCAAGGAGAACATGACCACGCTGGAGAAGATTCTCTATGTGGCCGACTACATGGAGCCCAACCGGGATTTTGACGGGGTGGAGCGCCTGCGCCAGCTGGCCTACAGCGATTTGGACGCCGCCCTGCTTCTGGGGGTGGAGACCACCATTCAGGAGATGAAGGACCGCCGGCTCCCCGTCCATCAGAGCACCCTCCGGGCCCAGGCCTGGCTGCGGGAGCACGGAGTGACAACAGAAGGGTGA
- the yhbY gene encoding RNA-binding protein YhbY — protein MDLTSKQRAQLRSLANNIDTILIVGKDGIGDNLVKQANDALEARELIKGRVLENSLLSPREAAEALAPLTRSEVVQVIGTKFVLYRPSHKKDKKDKIVLVQDKKRAKG, from the coding sequence ATGGATTTAACAAGCAAACAGCGGGCCCAGCTGCGTAGCCTGGCAAATAATATCGACACCATCCTGATTGTGGGCAAGGACGGCATCGGGGACAACCTGGTGAAGCAGGCCAACGACGCCCTGGAGGCCCGGGAGCTCATCAAGGGCAGAGTTTTGGAAAACTCCCTCCTCTCCCCCCGGGAGGCGGCGGAGGCGCTGGCCCCCCTCACCCGGAGCGAGGTGGTCCAGGTGATCGGAACAAAATTCGTGTTATACCGTCCAAGCCATAAGAAGGACAAAAAGGATAAGATCGTCCTGGTCCAGGACAAGAAGCGGGCGAAGGGTTAG
- the rdgB gene encoding dITP/XTP pyrophosphatase yields the protein MKLVLASKNAKKLVEMNDILSHLGVAVCSEAEAGVDIEVEETGTTFEENSLLKAKAVMEASGLPAIADDSGLCVDCLNGAPGVYSARYGGEGLSDPERYRMLLDNMRGQMTRTAKFVSVITCCFPNGDVLSARGECPGTIAYAPMGEGGFGYDPVFFVPELKKTFAQLTAEEKNAVSHRGKALEAFKEKLEAYLG from the coding sequence ATGAAGCTGGTGCTGGCCAGTAAGAACGCCAAAAAGCTGGTTGAGATGAACGACATCCTGTCCCATCTGGGGGTAGCGGTCTGCTCGGAGGCGGAGGCCGGGGTGGACATTGAGGTGGAGGAGACCGGGACCACCTTTGAGGAGAATTCCCTGCTCAAGGCCAAGGCCGTCATGGAGGCCAGCGGTCTGCCCGCCATCGCCGACGACTCGGGCTTGTGCGTGGACTGCCTCAACGGGGCCCCGGGGGTGTACTCCGCCCGGTACGGCGGCGAGGGCCTGAGCGACCCCGAACGCTATCGGATGCTGCTGGATAACATGCGGGGCCAGATGACCCGGACGGCCAAATTTGTCAGCGTGATTACCTGCTGCTTCCCCAACGGCGACGTGCTGTCCGCCCGGGGGGAGTGCCCCGGAACCATCGCCTACGCCCCCATGGGGGAGGGCGGCTTTGGCTATGACCCGGTGTTCTTCGTCCCGGAGCTGAAAAAGACCTTCGCCCAGCTCACCGCTGAGGAGAAAAACGCCGTCTCCCACCGGGGAAAGGCGCTGGAGGCCTTCAAAGAGAAATTAGAGGCGTATCTCGGATGA
- the ftsY gene encoding Signal recognition particle receptor FtsY, translating into MGFFDKLKKINIFAGFGSELTDDFYDELEESLILADTGMDVTLELVEELRRRVKSEGVKTIEGAREVMVRVIADALSAGDTALDLSTRPSVVLFIGVNGVGKTTTIGKIGHQLKAERKKVLFCAADTFRAAAADQLTIWADRAGVDIIKQQEGADPAAVVFDAMSAAKARNSDVVLVDTAGRLHNKQNLMNELNKISRVIDRELPGCARETLLVLDATTGQNGLIQAKQFKEAAGITGIVLTKLDGTAKGGIAIAIAKELGVPVKYAGVGEGIDDLKPFDAQEFAQALI; encoded by the coding sequence ATGGGTTTTTTTGATAAGCTGAAAAAGATCAACATTTTTGCCGGATTTGGCTCCGAGCTCACCGACGATTTCTACGACGAGCTGGAGGAGTCGCTGATTCTGGCCGACACCGGCATGGACGTGACCCTGGAGCTGGTGGAGGAGCTGCGCCGCCGGGTGAAGTCGGAGGGGGTCAAGACCATCGAGGGGGCCCGGGAGGTGATGGTCCGGGTCATCGCCGACGCCCTCAGCGCCGGGGACACCGCCCTGGACCTGTCCACACGCCCCTCGGTGGTGCTGTTCATCGGGGTCAACGGGGTGGGCAAGACCACCACCATCGGCAAGATCGGCCATCAGCTGAAAGCGGAGCGGAAAAAGGTCCTCTTCTGTGCCGCCGACACCTTCCGGGCCGCCGCCGCCGACCAGCTCACCATCTGGGCCGACCGGGCGGGGGTGGACATCATCAAGCAGCAGGAGGGGGCCGACCCCGCCGCCGTGGTCTTTGACGCCATGTCCGCCGCCAAAGCCCGGAACTCCGACGTGGTGCTGGTGGACACCGCCGGCCGGCTGCACAACAAGCAGAACCTGATGAATGAGCTGAACAAGATCTCCCGGGTCATCGACCGGGAGCTGCCCGGCTGCGCCCGGGAAACCCTCCTCGTCCTGGACGCCACCACCGGCCAGAACGGCCTCATCCAGGCCAAGCAGTTCAAGGAGGCGGCGGGTATCACCGGCATCGTCCTCACCAAGCTGGACGGCACCGCCAAGGGCGGCATTGCCATCGCCATCGCCAAGGAGCTGGGCGTCCCCGTGAAGTACGCCGGCGTGGGCGAGGGCATCGACGACTTGAAGCCCTTCGACGCCCAGGAGTTCGCCCAGGCGCTGATCTAA
- the smc_1 gene encoding Chromosome partition protein Smc, with product MYLRALEIQGFKSFPDKTVLTFGEDITAIVGPNGSGKSNISDAIRWVMGEQSTRALRGGKMEDVIFGGTAKRKQTGYAEVSLVLDNTTRLFNMEESEVMVTRRYYRSGESEYYINRRSVRLKDVNELFMDTGLGREGYSIIGQGRIDEILSVKSADRREVFEEAAGISRFRHRKEEAERKLERTAENLVRINDKISELELQVEPLREQSEKAKKFLVLRDELRGLEISVWLDTLERIRASSIKLEADYQEAARRKEEVKVSQEKAYAAAERYSEAMREKDMEADRLRFEMQGRQARANELESAIAVLKNDIQHNLESAQRIKSDLEQQEGREGSLSEQIAQRRGRLEEIEAQLTEDRTSLEAKSREAEEAARSAGTLAQELEELRAQADLGTAGAAEAKALLSALAAAAQEVMDRDGSVRREAHELEDRLEEAQKEARAAKRRYDDAVEERDAVKNVIQGYQLRMDSRKKKWDQAKDGQVKLQMEENALTSRIRLLTEMEREHEGYTKAVKLVMNEAQRGALQNIHGPVADLLKVPDRYTVAIETALGGAMQNIVVDREEDGKAVIQYLKRRDGGRATILPISSIRPGFLREGEALSREPGFVGVGDQLISFDPRYQNVFSNLLGRVAVMENLDAAIAAARKYGYKFRIVTLDGQVLNPGGSMTGGSASRSAGILSRANELERLNSQLRDIRARVTEAARTVAEAERESTAAAYELETAQAQLRQWEDAILKAEGELSQRRTVTAELERQRESQREELEQLKGRAEQIETDTRAARARIQALEGETAALKSEAEGKARGQTEVQERSARIAQEVAALTAAQAALEAEREATRSGLSELEDLKASMAGDRDQSRALMAEYEEKNQGFTREIEEKQGALSALQAENQRQNETISRLNQEKIDLEGQRVKSTRESQSLNEELLRTEGEVSRLEQRKVSASMEEKALLDKLWENYELSHEAARQQRVEIESVPKASRRIAELKRSISGLGSVNVGAIEEFQRVNERYTYLTDQRDDVDKAKRELEDIIAGITNEMKTIFQREFDTINEAFGQTFLELFGGGKATLELEDPDDILNCGIEIKVQPPGKALKIITLLSGGEKAFVAIALYFAILKVRPTPFVVMDEIEAALDDNNVARFAHYMRNMSAKTQFIVITHRRGTMEEADVLYGVTMQEQGISRMLTINLNDVEKELNIR from the coding sequence GTGTACCTGAGAGCGCTGGAAATTCAGGGCTTCAAGTCCTTCCCGGACAAGACGGTGCTCACCTTCGGCGAGGACATCACCGCTATCGTGGGGCCTAACGGGTCGGGCAAGTCCAATATCTCCGACGCCATCCGCTGGGTGATGGGGGAGCAGTCCACCCGGGCTCTCCGGGGGGGCAAGATGGAGGATGTGATCTTCGGCGGCACCGCCAAGCGGAAGCAGACGGGCTACGCCGAGGTCTCCCTGGTGCTGGACAACACCACCCGCCTCTTCAACATGGAGGAGTCCGAGGTGATGGTCACCCGGCGGTACTACCGCTCCGGCGAGAGCGAGTACTACATCAACCGCCGCTCCGTCCGTCTCAAGGACGTGAATGAGCTGTTCATGGACACCGGCCTGGGCCGGGAGGGCTACTCCATCATCGGTCAGGGCCGCATCGACGAGATTTTGTCCGTGAAGTCCGCCGACCGCCGGGAGGTCTTTGAGGAGGCCGCCGGCATCTCCCGCTTCCGCCACCGGAAGGAGGAGGCCGAGCGCAAGCTGGAGCGCACCGCCGAGAACCTGGTCCGAATCAACGATAAAATATCTGAGCTTGAATTGCAGGTAGAGCCCCTCCGGGAGCAGAGCGAGAAGGCAAAAAAATTCCTCGTCCTCCGGGACGAGTTGCGGGGGCTGGAGATCTCCGTCTGGCTGGACACCCTGGAGCGCATCCGGGCCAGCAGCATCAAGCTGGAGGCCGACTACCAGGAGGCCGCCCGCCGGAAGGAGGAGGTCAAGGTCTCTCAGGAGAAGGCCTACGCCGCCGCCGAGCGGTACTCCGAGGCCATGCGGGAGAAGGATATGGAGGCCGACCGGCTCCGCTTTGAGATGCAGGGCCGTCAGGCCAGGGCCAACGAGCTGGAGTCGGCCATCGCCGTGCTGAAAAACGACATCCAGCACAATCTGGAGTCGGCCCAGCGCATCAAGTCCGACCTGGAGCAGCAGGAGGGCCGGGAGGGCTCCCTGTCGGAGCAGATCGCCCAGCGCCGGGGGCGTCTGGAGGAGATTGAGGCCCAGCTGACAGAGGACCGGACCTCCCTGGAGGCCAAGAGCCGGGAGGCGGAGGAGGCCGCCCGGTCCGCCGGCACCCTGGCCCAGGAGCTGGAGGAGCTGCGCGCCCAGGCCGATCTGGGCACCGCCGGGGCCGCCGAGGCCAAGGCCCTGCTGTCCGCCCTGGCCGCCGCCGCCCAGGAGGTCATGGACCGGGACGGCTCCGTCCGCCGGGAGGCCCATGAGCTGGAGGACCGGCTGGAGGAGGCCCAGAAGGAGGCCCGCGCCGCCAAGCGCCGGTATGACGACGCGGTGGAGGAGCGGGACGCCGTGAAAAACGTAATCCAGGGCTATCAGCTGCGGATGGATTCCCGGAAAAAGAAGTGGGACCAGGCTAAGGACGGGCAGGTCAAGCTCCAGATGGAGGAAAACGCCCTCACCTCCCGGATCAGACTGCTCACCGAGATGGAGCGGGAGCACGAGGGCTACACCAAGGCGGTCAAGCTGGTGATGAACGAGGCCCAGCGGGGCGCCCTCCAGAACATCCACGGCCCGGTGGCCGACCTGTTGAAGGTGCCCGACCGGTACACCGTGGCCATCGAGACCGCCCTGGGCGGGGCCATGCAGAATATTGTGGTGGACCGGGAGGAGGACGGCAAGGCTGTCATCCAGTACTTGAAGCGCCGGGACGGGGGACGGGCCACCATCCTGCCCATCAGCTCTATCCGTCCGGGCTTCCTCCGGGAGGGGGAGGCCCTGAGCCGGGAGCCTGGCTTCGTGGGCGTCGGCGACCAGCTCATCTCCTTCGACCCCCGGTATCAGAATGTCTTTTCCAATCTTCTGGGTCGGGTGGCCGTCATGGAAAACCTGGACGCCGCCATTGCCGCCGCCCGGAAGTACGGCTATAAGTTCCGCATTGTCACCCTGGACGGCCAGGTGCTCAACCCCGGCGGGTCTATGACGGGCGGCTCCGCCAGCCGCAGCGCCGGAATTTTGAGCCGGGCCAACGAGCTGGAGCGGCTGAACAGCCAGCTGAGGGATATCCGCGCCCGGGTGACCGAGGCCGCGAGGACGGTGGCCGAGGCGGAGCGGGAGTCCACCGCCGCCGCCTACGAGCTGGAGACCGCCCAGGCCCAGCTGCGCCAATGGGAAGACGCCATCCTCAAGGCGGAGGGCGAGCTGTCCCAGCGGCGTACCGTCACCGCTGAGCTGGAGCGCCAGCGGGAGAGCCAGCGGGAGGAGCTGGAGCAGCTCAAGGGCCGTGCGGAGCAGATCGAGACCGACACCCGGGCCGCGAGGGCCCGCATCCAGGCGCTGGAGGGGGAGACCGCCGCCCTGAAAAGCGAGGCCGAGGGCAAGGCCCGGGGCCAGACCGAGGTCCAGGAGCGGTCCGCCCGCATCGCCCAGGAGGTGGCCGCCCTCACCGCCGCCCAGGCCGCCCTGGAGGCCGAGCGGGAGGCCACCCGCTCCGGCCTGTCCGAGCTGGAAGACCTCAAAGCCAGCATGGCCGGTGACCGGGACCAGAGCCGGGCCCTGATGGCCGAGTATGAGGAGAAAAACCAGGGCTTCACCCGGGAGATCGAGGAGAAGCAGGGGGCGCTCTCCGCCCTCCAGGCGGAAAATCAGAGGCAGAACGAGACCATCTCCCGGCTGAACCAGGAAAAAATCGACCTGGAGGGCCAGCGGGTCAAGTCCACCCGGGAGAGCCAGTCCCTCAACGAGGAGCTTCTGCGCACCGAGGGGGAGGTCTCCCGGCTGGAGCAGCGGAAGGTGTCCGCCTCCATGGAGGAAAAGGCCCTCCTGGACAAGCTGTGGGAGAACTACGAGCTCAGCCACGAGGCCGCCCGCCAGCAGCGGGTGGAGATCGAGTCCGTCCCCAAGGCCAGCCGCCGCATCGCCGAGCTGAAACGGTCCATCTCCGGGCTGGGCAGTGTGAACGTGGGGGCCATTGAGGAGTTCCAGCGGGTCAACGAGCGGTACACCTACCTCACCGACCAGCGGGACGACGTGGACAAGGCCAAAAGGGAGCTGGAGGACATCATCGCCGGCATCACCAATGAGATGAAAACCATCTTCCAGCGGGAGTTCGACACCATCAACGAGGCCTTCGGCCAGACCTTCCTGGAGCTCTTCGGCGGCGGCAAGGCCACCCTGGAGCTGGAGGACCCGGACGATATCCTTAACTGCGGCATCGAGATCAAGGTTCAGCCCCCGGGCAAGGCGCTGAAAATCATCACCCTTCTGTCCGGCGGCGAGAAGGCCTTTGTGGCCATCGCCCTGTACTTCGCCATTTTGAAGGTCCGGCCCACCCCCTTCGTGGTAATGGACGAGATTGAGGCCGCTCTGGACGACAACAACGTGGCCCGCTTCGCCCACTATATGCGCAATATGTCAGCCAAGACCCAGTTTATCGTCATCACCCACCGCCGGGGCACCATGGAGGAGGCGGATGTCCTCTACGGCGTCACCATGCAGGAGCAGGGCATCAGCCGGATGCTGACCATCAACCTCAACGATGTGGAAAAGGAGCTGAACATCCGATAA
- the cntF gene encoding Metal-staphylopine import system ATP-binding protein CntF: MTLEAQNLTFRYPRQRGAPLEGVSLALEAGERVGLSAPSGRGKTTLCRLLAGWEEPQGGRVLLDGRPLSQYRGFCPVQLLWQHPEEAVDPLLPLGRALYEAGPVDRTLLDGLGVRDSWLERYPSELSGGELQRVCVARALRPELKFLLCDEVSAMLDLVTQAQLWRFLLDQGERRGLGMLIVSHDAALLSQLCTRVLTWKDLYKTCKKKSDMV, translated from the coding sequence ATGACCCTGGAAGCCCAAAATCTCACCTTCCGCTACCCCCGGCAGAGGGGCGCGCCCCTGGAGGGGGTGAGCCTCGCGCTGGAGGCCGGGGAGCGGGTGGGCCTGTCCGCCCCCAGCGGGCGGGGGAAGACTACCCTGTGCCGCCTGCTGGCCGGATGGGAGGAGCCCCAGGGAGGGCGGGTACTGCTGGATGGCCGCCCGCTGTCCCAATACCGGGGCTTCTGCCCGGTACAGCTGCTGTGGCAGCACCCGGAGGAGGCGGTGGACCCCCTCCTGCCCCTGGGGCGGGCCCTCTACGAGGCGGGGCCCGTGGACCGGACGCTTCTGGACGGCCTGGGGGTCCGGGACAGCTGGCTGGAGCGGTACCCCTCAGAGCTGTCCGGCGGGGAGCTCCAGCGCGTCTGCGTGGCCCGGGCTCTTAGGCCGGAGCTGAAATTTCTCCTGTGCGACGAGGTCTCCGCCATGCTGGACCTGGTTACCCAGGCCCAGCTGTGGCGCTTCCTACTGGACCAGGGGGAGCGGCGGGGGCTGGGCATGCTCATCGTCAGCCACGACGCCGCCCTCCTGTCCCAGCTGTGTACCCGGGTGCTCACCTGGAAGGACCTGTATAAAACTTGCAAAAAGAAATCTGATATGGTATAA